The Fimbriimonas ginsengisoli Gsoil 348 genome window below encodes:
- a CDS encoding SOS response-associated peptidase — MVALGRGSERIVTQGTRPKMCIRYDKDLNRMVKWSKVIKAWMPIEDWTEGLDTFPGYEAPILVRRKQGEPVIQMGLWGLVPPWAKDAAYGRKSAYNARSETLLEKPTFREAFRKRRCIVPMTAFYETGEGRWIRFRPPSEDVLLVAGLYEPANSVSNVQTFTMVTTEPNELIAPIQDRMLVILTKEDAERWLDPQASMSELHSLMVPCPPQATIVEDAGPMGKKADLPLQDSLF; from the coding sequence ATGGTGGCTTTAGGACGCGGCAGCGAACGGATCGTTACCCAAGGGACTCGACCAAAGATGTGTATCCGCTACGACAAGGATTTGAACCGAATGGTGAAGTGGTCCAAGGTTATCAAGGCTTGGATGCCGATCGAGGATTGGACCGAGGGTTTGGATACCTTTCCCGGTTACGAGGCCCCGATCCTCGTCCGCAGAAAACAAGGGGAACCGGTCATTCAAATGGGATTGTGGGGACTCGTGCCGCCGTGGGCGAAAGATGCTGCCTACGGGCGGAAGAGCGCGTACAACGCGCGTTCGGAAACCTTGCTCGAGAAGCCGACGTTTCGAGAGGCGTTTCGGAAGAGGCGCTGCATCGTTCCAATGACCGCGTTCTATGAAACCGGCGAAGGGCGGTGGATCCGGTTCCGCCCTCCATCGGAAGACGTTCTGCTGGTAGCTGGGCTATACGAACCGGCGAATTCGGTCAGCAACGTTCAAACCTTCACGATGGTGACTACCGAACCAAATGAGCTGATCGCGCCGATCCAGGATCGAATGCTGGTCATTCTCACCAAGGAGGATGCGGAAAGATGGCTGGATCCACAGGCGAGCATGAGCGAGCTGCATTCGCTGATGGTCCCGTGCCCGCCGCAGGCGACCATTGTCGAAGATGCGGGGCCAATGGGAAAGAAGGCTGATCTGCCGTTACAAGACAGCCTGTTCTAA
- the mntR gene encoding manganese-binding transcriptional regulator MntR, translating into MTNRFQRTRDDHSRERAEDYVELIDSLTHDKGEARAVDMADRLGISHVSVSRTLQRLKRDGYVTMEPYRSIFLTDKGKALAGAARERHDLVLRFLLALGVPAEVADTDAEGIEHHVSDETLAAMRKFLKPTP; encoded by the coding sequence ATGACGAACCGCTTCCAACGCACGCGAGACGACCATAGCCGGGAGAGGGCGGAAGATTACGTCGAATTGATCGACTCCCTAACTCACGACAAGGGCGAGGCGCGGGCGGTGGACATGGCGGACCGGCTGGGCATTAGCCACGTCTCGGTGTCCCGCACGCTCCAGCGCCTGAAGCGAGATGGGTACGTGACGATGGAGCCGTACCGTTCCATCTTCCTCACCGATAAGGGGAAGGCGCTAGCCGGCGCCGCCCGAGAGCGCCACGATCTCGTCCTTCGCTTCCTCCTAGCCCTCGGCGTCCCCGCCGAGGTGGCCGACACCGACGCCGAAGGGATCGAGCACCACGTCAGCGACGAAACTCTCGCCGCGATGCGAAAGTTCTTAAAGCCCACCCCGTAG
- a CDS encoding glycoside hydrolase family 44 protein, with protein MIFSLLVLSASAAPTIVIDASDVRPISPFIYGINNPDWKGIGRGVTLARQGGNRMTAYNWETNASNAGNDYHHQNDNYLGASNEPGWTVSNFLRPAQSHGAAAILTVPTAGYVAADKNGDGDVAKTPNYLSVRFLKSYAHKPGRLTYPPNTKDRAVYQDEFVAWVEKIKSNRTPVWFSLDNEPDLWGSTHQRIWPKNPTYAQIIANNVEFAMAIKRVAPKALVFGPANYGWQGFRRFQDAADANGRDFLNTYLDALHQAERKGRRRLLDVLDVHWYPEARGDNVRITDNNDKPGTAAARIQAPRSLWDPTYVETSWIADSLGKKPIELLPRIQTQIAQHYPGTKFAITEYNYGGGNHISGAVAQADVLGIFGRYGLFAACNWGLNPRDQMMLAGFDAFADFDRHGSRFGDLGLKVTGTNAEANSVYAALDSKNRRRMTIVAINKTGVPMPLTLSLRGFRARNVRAFAVTSDAYRTPRAASARVKTSVVTLTAAPFSVTTLELSK; from the coding sequence ATGATTTTTTCGCTTCTTGTTCTGTCGGCTTCGGCCGCCCCTACGATCGTCATCGATGCCTCCGACGTGCGGCCGATCTCGCCATTTATTTATGGGATTAACAATCCCGACTGGAAAGGGATCGGCCGCGGCGTTACGCTGGCTCGCCAAGGCGGGAATCGCATGACCGCGTATAACTGGGAGACGAATGCCAGCAACGCTGGGAACGATTACCACCACCAGAACGACAACTACCTTGGCGCTTCGAACGAACCTGGTTGGACGGTCAGCAATTTTCTCAGGCCGGCGCAGAGTCACGGGGCGGCGGCGATTCTCACCGTTCCCACCGCCGGCTACGTTGCCGCCGACAAGAACGGCGACGGCGACGTTGCCAAAACCCCGAACTACCTCTCCGTCCGCTTCCTGAAGTCCTACGCTCACAAGCCGGGTCGGCTCACCTACCCGCCGAACACCAAGGACCGAGCCGTCTACCAGGACGAATTCGTTGCCTGGGTGGAAAAGATCAAGTCGAACCGCACCCCCGTCTGGTTCAGCCTCGACAACGAGCCCGACCTCTGGGGTTCGACGCATCAGCGGATCTGGCCTAAGAATCCGACATATGCCCAGATCATCGCCAATAACGTCGAGTTCGCGATGGCTATTAAACGGGTTGCGCCGAAAGCGCTCGTTTTCGGCCCGGCTAACTACGGATGGCAAGGATTTCGCCGGTTCCAAGACGCGGCGGACGCAAATGGGCGCGACTTCCTAAACACGTATCTCGACGCTCTTCACCAAGCGGAGCGCAAGGGGCGCCGTCGCCTGCTCGACGTGCTGGACGTCCACTGGTACCCGGAGGCGAGGGGCGACAACGTGCGGATCACCGACAATAACGACAAACCGGGCACCGCTGCCGCGCGCATCCAAGCGCCGCGTTCGCTCTGGGATCCCACCTACGTCGAGACAAGCTGGATCGCCGACAGCCTTGGCAAGAAGCCGATCGAGCTGCTGCCGAGAATTCAAACTCAAATCGCCCAGCACTATCCCGGCACCAAATTCGCGATCACCGAATACAACTATGGCGGCGGAAATCACATCTCGGGCGCCGTCGCCCAGGCTGACGTACTGGGCATCTTCGGCCGGTACGGCCTCTTCGCGGCCTGCAACTGGGGCCTGAACCCTCGCGATCAGATGATGCTGGCCGGCTTCGACGCGTTTGCCGATTTCGACCGTCACGGCTCGCGCTTCGGCGATCTGGGCCTCAAGGTGACCGGAACGAACGCAGAAGCGAACTCGGTCTACGCCGCGCTCGACTCGAAAAACCGCCGGAGAATGACAATCGTGGCGATTAACAAGACCGGCGTCCCGATGCCGCTAACCCTCTCCCTCCGAGGATTCCGCGCCCGCAACGTGCGCGCCTTTGCGGTGACCTCGGACGCTTATCGAACCCCTCGAGCGGCTTCCGCCCGGGTCAAGACCAGCGTCGTCACCCTAACCGCGGCCCCGTTCAGCGTCACTACGCTAGAGCTAAGCAAGTAA
- a CDS encoding LacI family DNA-binding transcriptional regulator, which produces MPVTVRQVAAKAGVSPVVVSRVLHNKATSVRVSEATAIRVREAAKELGYRCNVLARNFRNQQTRMIGVLHGVGFERPSFDQGPRYFACLMDGVVEGAFKHGYSVTLCPHLLGSTPQEAMNDGRFDGLVWYSAAPSEENRRMLLEATVPLVVIHGHKGEFGDQLPTVICDNDQGIDLAVEHLFNLGHRRIAFALGGDVITIESFSRLTAFQNSMARRDAPVNDCDIVHISPDFEELDEFLRAKDRHTAVISHTDKLAGQILERAPKLGVRIPDQLSVIGFDSTAYCRELRPALTSVNQPLAMMGERAIDLLMEIIGGAPPLSPHVVLPCGLDIRESTSPVSI; this is translated from the coding sequence ATGCCCGTAACCGTTCGCCAAGTGGCCGCCAAGGCTGGCGTATCGCCGGTAGTCGTCTCTCGTGTACTTCACAACAAGGCCACGAGCGTTCGCGTCAGCGAGGCCACCGCCATCCGGGTTCGGGAGGCCGCCAAAGAGCTCGGCTACCGCTGCAACGTCTTAGCCCGCAACTTCCGCAATCAGCAGACGCGAATGATCGGCGTGCTCCACGGCGTTGGTTTCGAGCGTCCCAGCTTCGACCAGGGGCCCCGCTACTTCGCGTGCCTTATGGATGGAGTGGTCGAGGGAGCTTTCAAGCACGGATACTCGGTTACTCTCTGCCCGCACCTGCTGGGAAGCACCCCCCAGGAAGCGATGAACGATGGAAGGTTCGACGGCCTTGTGTGGTACAGCGCGGCCCCTTCCGAAGAGAATCGTCGGATGCTGCTCGAAGCAACCGTTCCTCTCGTGGTTATTCACGGCCATAAGGGGGAATTTGGAGATCAACTGCCCACCGTCATCTGCGATAACGACCAGGGAATCGACTTAGCCGTCGAGCACCTGTTTAACTTGGGACACCGACGAATCGCTTTCGCGCTGGGCGGAGACGTCATCACGATTGAGTCGTTTAGCCGCCTTACGGCCTTCCAAAACTCGATGGCTCGGCGCGACGCACCCGTCAACGATTGCGACATCGTTCACATTTCGCCCGATTTCGAGGAGCTCGACGAATTCCTTCGGGCGAAGGATCGGCATACTGCCGTCATCTCGCATACCGACAAGCTCGCCGGCCAAATCTTGGAGCGAGCACCGAAGTTGGGTGTGCGCATACCGGACCAACTATCCGTTATAGGTTTTGACTCTACTGCTTATTGTCGGGAACTACGCCCGGCTCTTACTTCGGTTAATCAACCACTCGCCATGATGGGTGAGCGCGCGATCGACTTGCTGATGGAGATCATCGGCGGCGCTCCGCCTCTATCGCCCCACGTCGTGTTACCATGTGGCCTCGATATAAGAGAGTCCACCAGTCCCGTATCTATATAG
- a CDS encoding murein hydrolase activator EnvC family protein, translating to MMRFFGFLLAALVLSAGLSAPVAAQSHRRKGHRHSSGKSAGQLKNKLHQMRSQRAAIRKQLRQTKHQSHVVAEDLHVVDARLERIVDELDRTTKRLSDSRAEQRELATRLAAATKRLEQVKGQVRRRIADMYMRRQTTFLSALAGTRSVNDLLTRQQILEAIAKYDHQLFVEYRSLRQEIDRKKRRQDELVASIRGLRSDQIRQQGNLRDTREEKGQVLESLRAKQGELQRMLAQYDADMSSIESEIAAFARRVRRPGEKQLPAQFIGRFLKPAHGPITSGFGMRYHPILHFTRPHNGIDIGAPAGSPIVAAADGEVIKAGYSRSFGNMVIIAHGGGLSTVYAHASRLYVSTGQSVRRGQQIAAVGSTGLAKGPHLHWEVHVGKRAVNPMGRF from the coding sequence ATGATGCGGTTTTTCGGTTTCCTATTGGCGGCGCTGGTCCTGTCAGCCGGATTGTCCGCGCCGGTAGCGGCGCAGAGCCACCGGCGAAAGGGACACCGCCATTCATCGGGAAAGAGCGCCGGACAGCTTAAAAACAAGCTTCACCAGATGAGAAGCCAACGGGCGGCCATCCGGAAGCAGTTACGCCAAACCAAGCATCAGAGCCACGTGGTGGCGGAAGATTTGCACGTCGTCGATGCGCGACTTGAGCGGATAGTCGACGAACTCGACCGCACGACGAAGCGGCTAAGCGACAGCCGCGCCGAACAGCGAGAGCTCGCGACCCGCCTGGCCGCCGCCACGAAACGGTTGGAGCAAGTGAAAGGGCAAGTCCGCCGCCGCATCGCGGACATGTACATGCGACGGCAGACCACGTTCCTCTCCGCGCTCGCCGGCACGCGGAGCGTCAACGACTTGCTGACCCGGCAACAGATCTTGGAGGCGATCGCGAAATACGACCACCAGCTCTTCGTCGAGTACCGGTCGTTGCGTCAGGAGATCGATAGGAAGAAGCGCCGGCAAGATGAGCTGGTGGCAAGCATCCGTGGGCTGCGATCAGATCAGATTCGACAGCAGGGAAATCTCAGAGACACCAGAGAAGAAAAGGGGCAGGTTTTAGAGTCGTTGCGCGCCAAACAGGGGGAGCTTCAGCGCATGCTTGCCCAGTACGATGCCGACATGAGCTCCATCGAGTCGGAAATCGCCGCCTTCGCTCGGCGAGTTCGGCGGCCGGGCGAGAAGCAGTTGCCGGCCCAGTTCATCGGCCGATTCCTAAAGCCGGCGCACGGGCCCATCACCAGCGGATTCGGGATGAGATATCACCCGATCCTGCATTTCACCCGCCCTCACAACGGCATCGACATCGGCGCCCCCGCCGGTTCGCCGATCGTAGCGGCAGCCGACGGCGAGGTGATCAAGGCCGGCTATTCCCGCTCGTTCGGCAATATGGTCATCATCGCCCACGGCGGCGGGCTGTCGACGGTGTACGCTCACGCTTCTCGGCTGTACGTGTCGACCGGGCAATCCGTCCGCCGCGGCCAGCAGATCGCCGCCGTCGGCTCGACCGGCCTCGCCAAAGGCCCCCACCTCCACTGGGAAGTCCACGTCGGCAAGCGAGCGGTGAACCCGATGGGAAGGTTCTAG
- a CDS encoding cell division protein FtsX, protein MLDRISFVIGEAMIALRRNGFMTFSAITTVAIALYLLGGLGYLYVNVDQSTRNISSKFEIYVYLRPGTEFKAITETAEAIRKIDGAGVVSWIPKDKAWALLKQQDPDTTAGIEDNPLPDSYKVTLTDLGKGDAVAEAIKELPAVQPDGVKYFGEEQRLVNGILNLIRWLSSAGALLLVIAGILIFNTIRQAILARRTEIRIMQLVGASRPMIYIPFLLEGLVHGVIGGSLAAGFVWLTNHAVEIWVYDKLNKALPIFPTSQVLMIFAAAGAVYGVFCSAIALRLRNQA, encoded by the coding sequence ATGCTTGATCGGATCAGCTTCGTCATTGGCGAAGCGATGATCGCATTGCGTCGCAACGGCTTCATGACGTTTAGCGCGATCACAACGGTGGCAATCGCGCTGTACCTGCTTGGGGGGCTCGGCTACCTGTACGTAAACGTCGATCAGAGCACCCGGAATATCAGCAGTAAATTTGAGATCTACGTCTACCTCCGCCCAGGAACGGAGTTCAAGGCGATCACCGAAACCGCTGAGGCGATCCGGAAGATCGACGGCGCCGGAGTCGTCTCCTGGATTCCCAAAGATAAAGCTTGGGCGCTCCTGAAGCAGCAGGACCCCGACACCACCGCCGGAATCGAGGATAACCCTCTGCCCGATTCCTACAAGGTCACCCTAACCGATCTCGGCAAAGGAGATGCGGTGGCCGAAGCGATCAAGGAACTCCCCGCCGTACAACCGGACGGCGTTAAATACTTCGGAGAAGAGCAGCGCCTCGTCAACGGCATCTTGAATCTGATTCGCTGGCTCAGCTCGGCCGGGGCGCTTCTGCTGGTGATCGCGGGGATATTGATCTTCAATACGATCCGGCAGGCGATCCTCGCCCGACGCACCGAGATTCGAATCATGCAGCTCGTGGGCGCCTCGCGCCCGATGATCTACATCCCGTTCCTGCTGGAGGGTCTGGTTCACGGCGTCATCGGAGGCTCGCTCGCCGCCGGGTTCGTCTGGCTGACGAACCACGCCGTCGAAATCTGGGTTTACGACAAGCTCAACAAGGCGTTGCCGATCTTCCCGACCTCTCAAGTGTTGATGATCTTCGCGGCGGCGGGGGCCGTGTACGGAGTGTTTTGTTCCGCGATCGCCCTGCGGCTACGGAATCAGGCATGA
- a CDS encoding prepilin-type N-terminal cleavage/methylation domain-containing protein, with product MKHRGFTLIELLVVIAIIAILAAILFPVFAQAKAAAKKTASLSNAKQLGIATMLYNNDEDGMFPAGVRACWWGTLDYNWAYTTQPYIKNTQILLSPLDSKRRDNWPSWMAGAGGVNVSFAANGFMKWDGSGWGMYGIMGMDQAHVEVARQDGTSGTGCGSWMDRGDTNETQVTQPASTIMFSEVYGAYPLWGPSNFLTSINWWDFVGVGGWIPDGRRDGTPYTVSPNGSAVVFSKNNRNGGVNSVDITSPSSGTTNYVWADGHAKSMNPVATNPGPDPSKNLWDSSR from the coding sequence ATGAAACATCGCGGTTTCACGCTCATCGAGCTTCTCGTCGTCATCGCTATCATCGCGATCCTCGCCGCCATTCTGTTCCCGGTCTTCGCCCAGGCCAAGGCCGCAGCGAAGAAGACTGCCTCCCTGTCCAACGCCAAGCAGCTCGGTATCGCTACCATGCTGTACAACAATGACGAGGATGGCATGTTCCCGGCGGGCGTTCGCGCTTGCTGGTGGGGCACCCTCGATTACAACTGGGCCTACACGACTCAGCCATACATCAAGAACACTCAGATCCTTCTCTCGCCGCTGGATTCCAAGCGACGCGACAACTGGCCGTCCTGGATGGCCGGCGCGGGTGGCGTTAACGTTTCGTTCGCCGCCAACGGATTCATGAAGTGGGACGGAAGCGGCTGGGGAATGTACGGAATCATGGGCATGGACCAGGCCCATGTGGAAGTCGCCCGGCAGGACGGCACCAGCGGCACAGGTTGCGGTTCGTGGATGGATCGGGGCGACACTAACGAGACCCAAGTCACCCAGCCCGCGAGCACGATCATGTTCTCGGAAGTCTACGGCGCTTACCCGCTGTGGGGCCCGAGCAACTTCCTAACCAGCATCAACTGGTGGGACTTCGTCGGAGTTGGCGGCTGGATTCCGGATGGCCGCCGAGACGGTACGCCTTATACCGTTTCGCCGAATGGTTCGGCAGTAGTCTTCTCGAAGAATAACCGCAACGGCGGTGTGAACTCGGTCGACATCACGAGCCCGAGCAGCGGCACCACCAACTACGTGTGGGCCGACGGCCACGCCAAGTCGATGAACCCGGTCGCCACTAACCCTGGCCCCGACCCTTCCAAGAACCTCTGGGACAGCTCCCGGTAA
- a CDS encoding PPC domain-containing protein encodes MRFWLVPLLGLSVTLFIQQGGLGGGGFGGGGSSIATAPDGDPVAQTHILTPGDRGEWPIQAKEGETIIVSADSEVFDPALEVVDAAGKVLAQNDDVRPGQQNPLLVYRFAAAGTYKVLVKGYKSAAGGQYRFMIRRFAAKDATIGERTAHSTSKSGNGWLRYKFDAGKTIVVAARGATFRPELELIGPTGEPVAPVKEFENPGQSRWLAYRAAASGDYYLRVQSNQSGQSFAITAVAAHEGITSVGGPTIEHTLEPGGFDIWKFKAKAGDIVRAEAKSRSAPVIAQLSQSPKSDEIADPQPATAPFLGLTGDGKDRETVNVLVLKTGEYQISVYHPSGNPSHYSLAVSSGAKPLDAMEVNSSLALGRADFWIFEGQKGQIVRLEALSTQFDTFLELDDFNGSSLAQNDDGAGDRNAGLTLQLPSSGLFLVQVSSRGGGGSGSYTLKRSTAEVHPLLENVRGDGTLGSGGVDFWSFSGRAGQTIVLSARSPQFDTVLHLIGPDGSEVAANDDSGDGTDSLITIRLPLSGTYTVRLTGNDGGGQYSIRWIDLDR; translated from the coding sequence ATGCGGTTTTGGTTGGTTCCTCTGCTCGGCTTGTCGGTAACGCTCTTCATCCAGCAAGGCGGGTTGGGAGGGGGCGGCTTTGGAGGAGGTGGATCGAGCATCGCAACCGCGCCCGATGGCGACCCCGTTGCTCAAACTCACATTCTAACGCCCGGAGATCGTGGTGAGTGGCCGATCCAGGCAAAGGAAGGAGAAACGATTATCGTTTCCGCCGACAGCGAAGTGTTCGATCCCGCGCTCGAGGTGGTGGACGCGGCCGGTAAGGTGCTAGCTCAAAACGATGACGTTCGCCCCGGTCAGCAAAATCCCCTGCTCGTGTACCGCTTCGCAGCCGCCGGCACCTACAAGGTCTTAGTAAAGGGCTACAAATCAGCCGCGGGTGGCCAGTACCGATTCATGATCCGACGATTCGCTGCCAAGGACGCCACCATAGGCGAGCGAACTGCCCATTCTACGAGTAAGTCCGGCAATGGATGGCTCAGATACAAATTTGATGCCGGTAAAACTATCGTGGTGGCCGCCAGAGGAGCGACCTTTCGGCCCGAACTAGAGCTCATCGGTCCAACCGGAGAACCGGTCGCGCCGGTGAAAGAATTCGAGAACCCAGGGCAATCCCGCTGGTTGGCCTATCGAGCTGCTGCCTCCGGCGATTACTACCTACGAGTCCAGTCAAATCAAAGTGGGCAAAGTTTTGCGATCACTGCGGTCGCCGCTCATGAGGGCATAACCTCGGTGGGAGGCCCTACCATCGAGCACACCCTCGAGCCGGGCGGGTTCGATATCTGGAAGTTCAAGGCAAAGGCAGGGGACATCGTCCGGGCTGAGGCCAAGTCCCGCTCCGCTCCCGTAATCGCGCAACTATCTCAGTCTCCTAAGAGCGATGAAATCGCGGACCCGCAGCCCGCGACCGCCCCTTTTCTTGGGCTGACGGGCGACGGCAAGGATAGAGAGACCGTCAACGTGCTCGTCCTCAAAACCGGGGAGTACCAGATCAGCGTTTACCACCCGAGTGGCAATCCGTCGCACTATTCGCTCGCGGTCTCGTCCGGCGCGAAGCCCTTAGACGCCATGGAGGTAAACAGTTCGCTTGCGCTCGGTCGCGCCGATTTCTGGATCTTCGAGGGGCAAAAAGGACAGATCGTTCGACTTGAGGCCCTCTCCACGCAATTCGACACCTTCCTCGAGCTGGACGACTTCAACGGCTCCTCTCTAGCCCAAAACGACGATGGTGCGGGGGACCGTAATGCGGGCCTGACTCTCCAGCTTCCCAGTTCCGGCCTGTTCCTCGTCCAAGTCTCATCTCGTGGTGGCGGCGGTAGCGGTTCTTACACGCTGAAACGGAGCACTGCCGAGGTTCATCCGTTGCTTGAGAACGTTCGCGGCGATGGAACGCTGGGCAGCGGAGGCGTCGATTTCTGGTCGTTCAGCGGAAGGGCCGGTCAGACGATCGTTCTGAGCGCCCGTTCGCCGCAATTCGATACCGTGCTGCACCTCATCGGCCCCGACGGATCGGAGGTCGCCGCAAACGACGATAGCGGCGACGGCACGGACAGCCTCATCACCATTCGTCTCCCCCTTTCGGGAACCTACACGGTCCGGCTGACGGGCAACGATGGAGGCGGCCAATATTCCATCCGTTGGATCGATCTGGACAGATAA
- a CDS encoding cell division ATP-binding protein FtsE codes for MNSASTNPYISFQDARVEYAGHVSGLNGVTLDVQKGEFVFFVGKTGAGKSTLIKLVTREVRPTAGRVLLQGKSVGDIPGGDIAKLRRGMGIVPQDFALLPRKRVWENVAYAMRAVGHSRRDVRQRVPDILEQVNIAHRADAFPAELSGGEQQRVAIARALINNPPLLLADEPTGNLDPDHSWEIMELLKALNLKGTTVLVASHDMLVIHRMGKRIVTLDHGRVTEDVPATNVIWTGSPLDIPTASPPPSTEGQETTEEAPDA; via the coding sequence TTGAACTCAGCTTCCACGAATCCTTATATCTCCTTCCAAGATGCCCGCGTCGAGTACGCCGGGCACGTTTCGGGACTCAACGGAGTCACGCTGGACGTTCAAAAAGGGGAATTTGTCTTTTTTGTGGGTAAGACCGGAGCGGGGAAGAGCACGCTTATCAAGCTGGTTACCCGGGAGGTTCGGCCGACTGCGGGGCGGGTGTTGCTTCAGGGAAAGAGCGTCGGCGACATCCCGGGCGGAGATATCGCGAAGCTTCGCCGCGGAATGGGAATCGTGCCCCAAGATTTCGCCCTCCTGCCTCGCAAACGGGTTTGGGAGAACGTCGCGTACGCTATGAGGGCCGTCGGCCACTCCCGGCGAGACGTGCGGCAGCGGGTTCCCGATATCCTCGAGCAGGTCAACATCGCGCATCGGGCCGATGCCTTTCCGGCCGAGCTCTCCGGCGGCGAGCAGCAGCGCGTCGCCATCGCCCGGGCGTTGATCAACAATCCGCCTCTGCTCCTTGCCGATGAGCCGACCGGCAACCTTGATCCGGACCACTCCTGGGAAATCATGGAGTTGCTGAAGGCGCTTAACCTCAAGGGAACCACGGTTCTGGTCGCCAGCCACGATATGTTGGTCATCCATAGGATGGGTAAGCGGATCGTGACCCTCGATCATGGCCGGGTCACCGAGGATGTGCCGGCGACGAACGTCATCTGGACCGGTTCACCCCTCGATATTCCGACCGCATCTCCGCCCCCGTCTACGGAAGGGCAGGAGACAACGGAGGAAGCCCCCGATGCTTGA
- a CDS encoding cupin domain-containing protein, which yields MIIADLNKMAGRTFPAGRTTRNVAGGLSAIQADAFCLGLVTLKPNGGQVPWHNHDQEEVYLILEGTAEFCLGEERQEVSGGQAVYIPSGVFHQLTNVGASPLRLVYCYGPAGDVAHWRQELDGTLPKAGIEAPPLPEGAHAQITGAAG from the coding sequence ATGATCATTGCCGACCTCAACAAGATGGCGGGACGCACGTTTCCGGCCGGAAGGACGACCCGTAATGTGGCGGGCGGTCTCTCCGCCATCCAGGCCGATGCCTTCTGCCTCGGTTTGGTGACCCTAAAGCCGAATGGCGGCCAGGTGCCGTGGCATAACCACGACCAAGAAGAGGTCTATCTCATCCTGGAAGGGACCGCCGAGTTTTGTCTGGGCGAGGAGCGCCAAGAGGTCTCCGGCGGGCAGGCGGTTTACATCCCTTCGGGGGTGTTTCATCAGCTCACCAATGTCGGTGCTTCGCCGCTGAGGCTCGTCTACTGCTACGGCCCCGCCGGCGATGTGGCGCATTGGAGGCAGGAATTGGATGGCACGCTGCCCAAAGCCGGAATCGAAGCCCCGCCGCTCCCCGAAGGCGCCCACGCCCAGATCACGGGAGCCGCCGGTTAA